TCAAGTTCAACTTTCCGATGCGCTTGTTCGACAGATTGATGCAAAGAATAATGTCCTTCTCTCGATGATCGCATTAAACAACACTCTAGGATTGCCGTTATCGACTGAAATTGAAATCTTTTCTCAATTGCAGCCAAACGCTGTCTCGTCGACAGATATTGATGCACTGGTGAAAAAAGGGATTGAGAACCGCCCGGAAATTCTTGGTATGAACGCTCGATTGAAAGCCAGCGAATCAAATCTTTCTATTGCGCGTTCCGGATGGTATCCGCAAATCTATTTGGTTGGTAATTACAATTATCTTAGACCAAATCAACGCATCTTCCCGACAAAAGATGAATTTAAGGGAACATGGGATGTTAGTATCTCTGTTTCATACGATTTGTGGAATTGGAATACATCGGGAAGCCAAGCAACCCAGGCAGAAGCGCAATTGTCACAAACGGAGCAGGCACTTTCACAAATGAAAGACGGAATATCGTTGGAAGTGACACAAAGTTATTTATCGCTGCAACAATCAAAAGAACGCTCCGAAGTAGCCAAACAAGGAGTAGAACAGGCAGAAGAGAATTACCGTGTCACCAATGAACGATATAAAAAGGGATTAAACGTCAACTCCGATCTTTTAGACTCCGAAGTGGCGTTATTAACGGCAAAATTGAACTATACGCAATCGCTTGTCGACTATGAACTTGCGGCTGCCCGATTGACAAAATCAATCGGAGAATAATTTTATTTTCAACAAAACACAGAAGGGCTAACAATGACAAAGTATCGAATTTTATCAATCTCTATAGTAATCTTGGGCGTTTCACTTGGTTTTATGATGAACAGTCAGCCTGGCGACGGACAACAAGCAACTTCCCAATCCGGAAGCAACATTGCTACATCGTACTCCGTTTCCGTTGTAACGGCAAGTAAACGAAATCTTTCAAGCACATTTTCGTTAATGGGCACCATTGCAGCAAATAATGATGTCACCATCATTTCTGAAACGCAGGGACGAGTGGTGAAGGTAAATGCTCAGGTGGGAGACTTTAAATCCGCCGGTTCAGTTCTTGTTGAGGTGGATTCAGAATTAAAAGAAGCAAACTATAAGACAGCGCAAATGTTATACGAAAAAGCAAAAAAAGATCTTGAACGGTTTGAATCACTCTATAAAGACAGTTCTATTTCCGAATCACAAATTGAGCAGGCTCGATGGAGTTTCCAAAACGCCGAAGCTCAGTATATCATTGCAAAGCGTCAATTAAAAGATACGAAGATCACTACGCCGATCTCCGGAATTATCACCGCCCGCTACGTGGATGTTGGATCAACAGTAATGGGTGCGCCGCAATCGACGGTGATTGGAAATGTAGTGGATATTTCAAAACTGAAGGTGAAAATCAACGTTGCGGAAAAAGATGTCTTCAAATTAACTGTTGGCGATAATGTCGAAGTGACAACGGATATTTATCCGGAAGCAGTTTTTGCCGGACGAATTGCAACGATCTCCTCAAAGGGAGATGATGCGCACACCTATCCCGTTGAAGTCCGCATTGACAATAGTTCAAAACACCCTTTAAAGGCAGGGATGTTCGGACGGGTAAACTTTACCTCAAAATCTGTTCAAGAAAATATCATCATTCCTCGCGAAGCGATTGTTGGAAGCGTAAAAGATGCAAAAGTATATGTTGTTGAAAAGAACGTAGTAAAACTACGCGCAGTAAAAGTTGGTGCAGAATTTGGAACAAATGTCGAAGTCACATCGGGTATCAAAGAAGGCGAAGTTGTTGTGGTCAATGGAAAAAATAATTTGAAAGAGAATGCTTCTGTTGTGGTTCGCAAATAATTATCACTGATCGTTGTTCCTGTTTCATAGTCCAACGGCCATTTAGAAAAGAGAAAGAATACAATGACAATTACAGAATTAGCAATTAAACGTCCCTCCATCATCGTCGTGATCTTCGCCGTGTTGAGTGTTCTTGGGATTTTCAGTTTCACACAATTAAATTACGAACTTCTGCCGAAGATTACTCCGCCGGTGATTACCATCAGCACCATTTATCCAGGAGCATCGCCGTACGAAGTTGAAAACAATGTAACGAAATTGATCGAAGATGCCGTTTCCGGGATTGATAAGATTGATGCCGTACGTGCAACCTCGTTCGAGGGAATCTCCTTTGTGTTCGTCGAATTCAAACAAAGTGCAAAGATAGACATCGTCCTGCAGGATGCTCAACGAAAGGTCAACCAGATTACGGCGCAACTGCCCAATGGAGCAAAAGCACCAACACTCTCGAAGATCGCTTTGGATGAAACACCTGTCCTCCGTATCGGTGTAACAAGCCAGATGCCTGCAAGGGATTTCTTCCAATTCTTCAAAGACCGTGTGCAACCGAGAATTTCGAAAATTCCGGGAGTGGGGCAGGTTGTCATCAGCGGCGGTGAACAACGCGAAATTAAAGTGAATTTGGATGCAGCGAAACTTCGGTCGTATAATCTTTCGTTGCTTCAAGTTTCCCAGGTAATAAAAAATGCCAATATGGACTTTCCCACCGGTAAGATTAAAGATATTGATGGTCAGTACATCGTCCGTGTTGCGGGAAAATTCAATTCTGTCGAAGACATGAAGAGTCTCGTCGTCGGCAAATCACGACAGGGTGGTGATATCCATCTTGATGATGTTGCCGAAGTGCAAGACGGCGTAAAAGATATGGATCAGACTAATCGCGTGAATGGTGCTACGTCTCTTGGATTGCAAATATTGAAACAGTCCGATGCGAATGCGGTTGCTGTTAGTAAAGTCGTGCGACAAGAGTTGGAAAAAATTCAAAACGATTATAAGGATGAGGGCATTACATTTGATATAGCACAAGACAGCTCTCTGTTCACCATTGAAGCGGCAAATGCCGTCGGCGTAGACCTGTTGCTTGCTATTGGAATGGTTGCTTTGGTGATGTTGTTGTTTCTCCATAGTGTTCGCAATTCTTTTATTGTATTGGTTGCAATTCCTGCTTCGCTGGTCTCAACATTTGTGGCAATGTACGCTCTTGGATTCTCACTCAATCTTATGACACTGCTTGGATTATCCTTGGTGATCGGTATTCTTGTTGATGACTCCATTGTCGTCCTGGAAAATATCTATCATCATCTGGAAAAGGGTGAAGAACAGCGGGCAGCATCGTTACGAGGACGAAATGAGATCGGATTTGCTGCATTATCCATTACTCTTGTCGACGTTGTCGTATTCTTTCCGCTTTCAGTTGTCGGCGGTTTGATCGGAAATATCATGCGTGAATTCTCTCTTGTGATTGTTGCTGCAACGTTAATGAGTTTGTTCGTTTCATTTACGGTGACACCCCTTCTTGCATCGCGATTTGCAAAGTTAGAACGATTAACCAATAAAACATTGATGGGAAAATTTGCCCTTGGTTTTGAGAAACTGTATCATCGTTTCCAAGAACACTATCTTCGAATGTTGCGATGGAGTTTAACGCATAAGAAATGGGTCGCATTCGGCACGGTGCTCTTGTTGATTGGTTCGTTCTCTCTCGTCTTCATGGGATTAATTGGATTTGAATTCATTGCGCAATCGGATCGTGGTGAGTTTGGTGTCACCATCGAACTTCAGCCCGGCGCAACGGTTGAACAGACGAACCAGGCGTCATTAGAAGTGGAGCGAATTCTTTCCACAATGCCTGAAATTCAAAAGGTGTTTACAACCGTCGGAATATCACAGGATGGTTTCATCGGTATTGCCAGCAATAATATCACTCAACTAAACGTGGCGCTTGTTCCAAAGAATAAACGCGTAAAATCAACCATCCAGGTTGGCGAAGAGATTAAAGAACGAGTCCGTGAAATTCCCGGATTGAAAGTGTTCGTCTCTCCCATCGGCATTTTTGGTGTGGCAGACCAAGCACCAATTCAGATTGCCGTGAATGGAACGAATATGAAAACCGTGCAGGAAACGGCAGATCGTGTAAAAGAAATTCTTGGCAATATTAAAGGAGCGGAAGATGTTCGACTATCATCAGAATCTGGAAAGCCGGAATTACAAATTGATATCGATCGGGCAAAACTTGCTCAGTTCGGTCTCTCCATCGCGGAAGTGGGACAAACGCTCCGCATAGCATTGGCGGGAGATGATCAGTCAAAATTTCGCGATGGCAACACTGAATATGATATCCGCATACAATTGGATGAATTCAATCGATCGCGCACTGGCGATGTGGGATCTTTAACATTCATGAACATGCGCGGACAACAGATTGAGTTAAATCAATTTGCCAATATTTACTCATCGGCAGGACCAACAAAATTACAGCGGCAGGATCGCATTAATGTTGTCTATGTCAACGCTCAAACTGTTGGACGTCCTTCCGGAACGATTGTTCAGGACTTCCGAAAAGAATTGGCAAAAATTGAACTGCCAAAATCGATCGGCATTGTGTACCTCGGTAACGAAAAAAATCAGCAAGAAGGTTTCGGCAGTATGGGAATGGCGATGTTAGCGGGAATCATTTTCATTTATTTGATCATGGTCGCATTATATGATTCATATGTGTATCCCTTTGTTGTTTTGTTCTCCATCCCTGTAGCGATGGTTGGTGTATTCATTGCAATGGCGGCGGCAGGAAAAGCACTTTCAATTTTTTCAATGCTTGGCATCATCATGTTGTTCGGTCTTGTCGCAAAAAATGCTATCCTGATTGTCGATAGAACAAATCAGATGCGCACTGAAAAAGGGATGAATGTCTTTGATGCGTTGATGGAAGCAGGACAATCTCGTCTCCGTCCGATTTTGATGACAACATTAACAATGGTGTTTGGTATGCTGCCCATTGCAATGTCCAAAGCGGCTGGTAGCGAATGGAAAACAGGCCTTGCCTGGGCGCTTGTCGGTGGATTAACAAGCTCTATGTTTTTAACTCTTCTTCTTGTTCCTGCGGTGTATATGAAAGTGGATGAATGGAAGAACAGAATTCCTGCATTCTTTAAACGTCCTTCCGGAATGTTTGGGCGTTTCAAGAAAAATGGTTCGAATGGAAATGGAATTGCAGTGCATACAAACGGACACTTGGAAGTAACTTCGACAAACAATTAGAAGCTATCTCAAAAACACAAAAAAAACAGTCATTCTGAATCCCGATGTTGTTTATCGGGATGAACCTGCCTGCCGCACCGAAGGTGTCCTTTGGACAGGCAGGGAATCTGAAAATAGTATCAGATTTGCCGTCATCATTTTGTATTATGCGGCACTCCGTACAGCGGAGCTTCGCTGCGCTTAGTATAAAAACATCCAAGGCTTCCGCCAAAAAGAAGGCGGACAAGTGCTCAGAATAGCAATAGTTTCATTTTTGAAATGGATTCTAGCAATTATGCTGTTCATAACAAAGAATCCCCGAAAACATAGTGTCTTCGGGGATTTCCTTTTCTATGTCCCTTTCTTTCGCAGTTCTGTTGTCAACTTCCCTGCGAATCCCCAATTATCAGTCTCTACTTCATCGATAACGATATGAATATGTTCAGGCTTCTTTCCTAAAACACGCTGCAGGGTTTCAGTAATCTCTTTCACCACCTGGGCTTTCTGAGAAACGGTCACTCCGTCTTTTGTTATTTTAACATTAACGTATGGCATGCTGTCCTTTCCTGATTATTTTATCGGGATTATTTTGAAGTTATCTGTGTGGTTCTAAGGAATTTATTTGCTGCTTTTATGTTATAGTAAGAGTATTTTCACTACACCTAACAATATAAGAAGAGGTTCAATACTTTTTCCATCAGAAGATACCACATTAACCATTGGAGGAACAATGTTACTTACCACAACAAACACGGTTGAAGGGAGAAAAGCTCTTAAATATTATGGATTGGTCAGCGGCGAAGCGATTCTTGGTGCGAATATCTTCAAGGATTTGTTTGCCGGGATCCGCGATATTGTCGGCGGGCGTTCAGCTGCGTATGAGGAAGAGTTACGCCATGCAAAAGATATTGCGCTGGATGAAATGCAGCAACAGGCCCGTTCACTTGGAGCCAATGCTATTATTGGTGTTGATCTGGATTATGAAACTGTCGGGAATGGTACAATGCTGATGGTCAGTGCGAGCGGTACGGCTGTAACGTTGGAGTAATTGTCAAGTCTGTCGAAAATACCTCGCAGGTCTAAAAGACCTGTGAGGTGTTGAAAACCTATAGGGTCTTCCTTAAATTTGTTTTAGCACCTCTACTGCTTTTTCCAAAGCGCGTGCACGATGACTGAGTTTATTTTTTTCTTCAATGCTCATCTCAGCATACGTTCTGGAAAATCCTTTTGGCATAAAGAGCGGATCATAACCAAATCCCTGATCGCCGCGCGGTTCTTCAATGATGATCCCTTCAACATTTCCTTCCACCGTTCGTTGAATTCCCTTACCGACGATTGCAATAACAGTGCGGAATTGGGCTTTTCGTCTGCGCGGTGCAACACCTGTCATCGCTCGGCGTAATTTGTCGCAATTATCCTTATACGTTGCATTCTCCCCCGCATAACGGGCAGAATAAACTCCCGGTTTCATGGCAAGATAAAAAACTTCCAATCCGGTATCGTCGGCAAGCGAAAGCATTCCTGTCACTTCAAAAGCCTCGCGAGCTTTCTTCAATGCGTTCCCTTCAAGCGTCGATTCATCCTCAATTGTCTTTGGACCGTTGGGAATATCAATGAGTGAATGGACTTCTAAGGGAAGCGACGCAAAAAAATGTTTGATCTCTTCAACTTTATGGAGATTATTTGTTGCTAGAAGAATCTTTTTCACACTGTTTTCCTTGGAAAGAGATCGTAGTAGTTAATATTGGATTTTATCGTGCTTTTGCTCCCATTCCCGAAATGCGGCAAGCGCTTCCTCGCGCATTAATTGTGCGGTTGGAATTTTTCGATTGGAGATTTTTTTGGGAAGTTCTTCATAGAGGAATTCATCATCAAAACCGATCTTTGCCGCATCGCCTCTTCCATTCGCAAAGTAAATTTTATCTGGCCTCGCCCAATAGATGGCACCGAGACACATTGGACACGGTTCGCATGACGTGTAGATTTCACACCCGGTCAGTTGGAACGTCTTTAATTCTTTACATGCATTGCGGATAGCAACAATCTCTGCGTGCGCCGTCGGATCATTTGTAGACGTAACACTATTTGTTCCCCGTGCAACGATTTTTCCATCTTTCACAATCACACACGCAAACGGTCCGCCGATTCCATCGCGAATATTTTGAATTGAAAGCCGAATAGCTTCCCACATAAATTCTGCGTTCATACGTTTTTCCTGCTGAATAGTATTATTATCCGACCAACTGTTTAATCGCTTCTTGAATTGTCTCCACCCCAATGATGGAAATATCTTTTGACGATTTCATTTTCTTTGCATTCGTTGTCGGAACAATGATTGTTTTGAATCCAAGTTTTGCCGATTCTTGAACACGTTTGTCACAATGCGCAATGGTCCGAATTTCTCCTCCTAATCCAATTTCTCCAATAGCAACGGTCTGCGAATCAACAGGAATGTCACGGAGCGACGATACAATCGCAGTAGCTATTCCCAGATCGGCTGCCGGTTCGTCAATTCGAATTCCTCCCGCAACATTAACAAACACATCATGCGCACCAGTATTGATTCCCACTCGTTTATCCAACACTGCCAATAACATCTGCAAACGCCTCAGATCAAATCCTGTCGACGTTCGTTGAGGCATACCATAATTACTTGTGGAAACCAGCGCTTGTACTTCAATTAAGATCGGTCGCGTTCCTTCCAGACTTGCGACGATGGCCGCACCGCTTGATCCATAACTTCTCTCAGAAAGAAATATTTCCGAGGGATTCAATACTTCCCGCAAACCGGTATCATGCATCTCAAAGATGCCAATCTCATTCGTTGACCCGAAACGATTTTTTATTCCTCTCAATATTCTATAAGCGTAATGCTTCTCCCCTTCAAATTGCAGAACGGCATCCACCATATGTTCAATCACCCGCGGACCGGCAATTGCACCTTCTTTCGTCACATGCCCAATCAGAATAATTGGGATATTCTTCGCTTTTGCTATTCGCGTCAGCATTCCTGTTGATTCGCGCACCTGACCAACACTTCCGGGAGCACTTTCTAGATTGGGATTAAATAATGTCTGGATTGAATCAACAATCACCAAATCCGGCAAAGCCCGTTCAATCACATCGATGATTGTCTCAAGATTCGTTTCAGCAAGAAGTTGAAAATTGTTTGTGGCTTTTCCCAACCGTTCTGCTCGAAGTTTTACTTGTTTAGGAGATTCTTCCCCGGTAATGTAGAGAACTACTTTATCTTTCAAATGAAGTGCAACCTGCATCATCAAAGTCGATTTTCCGATTCCTGGATCACCGCCAAGAAGAATGACGCTGCCGGTAACAATTCCTCCTCCAAGCACACGATCGAACTCCGCCATACCTGAAACAAAACGGACGTCTGCAATGCTATCCACCTCATGAAGAGGAACTGGTGCAATTTTAGATGCGATGCCCCCGCTTTTGCGGACAAGTTTTAACGGAGTCGGAGCTTCTTCAACAAATGTGTTCCATTCATTGCAATTTGGGCATTTACCAGTCCAACGGGCTGAAACGTAACCGCAAGATTGACAGACATATTTTGACGATTGTTTTGACATATAGAGTAAATATAGCCACAATGTGAGAGAGGCACAAAGATAATTTTCAAATTTCCGTTGATGTATAAGAGAAGGGAATCATCAAAACAACGAAGGCATTCCTGAGTGAAATGCCTTCAAGTTAAAACGTATTATTGATTGGTGAGGTGACTATTGCACCAGCCACAAACTCAATTCCGGAACGTATGTTATTAAAATCAGGGCAATGAAAAGAACAAAAATAAATGGAAGTGTTGCAATCGCTACTTGTCCGATTGACCGTTTAAAACGGAAGCTTGCCATAAAGAGATTCAGTCCTATCGGCGGCATAAGATAGGCGATCTCAAGATTTGCCAGAAAGATAATCCCAAGATGGATCGGATCGATACCATATTGTCGTGCTACGGGAACAATAAGTGGAACAACAACGATGGCAGAAAAAATCTCCATCATCATTCCGATAATGAGGAGAAAAACATTCAGGATCAGCAGAAAGAATATTTTGCTGGTGACAACCTGACTGATATATTCAAATAGTTTTTGCGGAACCTGTTGATCGATCAGATAATTCGTTAATCCCATCGCACAGCCAAGAATCATAATGATGGCACCGACCAAGACCATACTTTCTTTCATGACGCGAGGAACATCGGTGAAAAACTTCAGATCCTTATAAATGAACACTTCAACAACAAACACATAGAACGCCGTCACAGCCGCCGCTTCCGTTGCCGTGAACAATCCGCCGTAAATACCAAAAATGATGAAGAATGGGAGCGGTATCTCCCACGCTATTCCTCTAATTGCCTTCCACGCTTTTTTGGCATCAAACGGATGGCGAGGCACATGCGATTTGCTTCCCTGCTGAATGCTGTAGATTGCAACCACCAACATCAGAATGACGCCTGGAACAATCCCCGCTTTGAACAATGCGTCAACGGAGACCTCGGCGAATGTTCCGTAAAGAATAATCGGCAATGATGGCGGGAACAAAAGTCCCAAACTGCCGGACGTTGTGACAAGACCGAGTGCAAATTTTTCAGAATACTTTTCCGAGATCAGAATAGGAAAGACCAATCCACCAAGCGCCACAATCGTTACGCCCGAACCGCCTGTAAATGCCGTAAAAACCGCGCAGCTGATCAACACAACAATTGCAAGACCGCCCGGCATCCACCCGATGAGCGCCTGTGCCAGCGCAACAATGCGCAGAGGAGCTTTGCTTTCGGCAAGAAAATATCCGGCTACTGTAAATAAAGGAATGGCAAGCAGAACCGGTTGACCGGCAAGACGGTACAATTCAATGATGACCGCAGCAGTATCAATCCCCTCTTGGGAAAATCCATACATGGAGATGGCACCGATGATTGTGAAGAGGGGCGTACCGATAAGAACGAGAAGAATAAGTCCGAGAATGATGAGAATGATCGACATTAGTGCTTCGCCTCCTCAGTATTCCAATTCCCTTTGATCATTTCAACACTCCAATTCAACGCGCGGACAACAAAGCGAAACGACAGCATCGCATAACCAATCGGAATAATAATAATAAAATACCAACTAGGAAGGTCAAGAATAAGAGTTGATTGCGATTCCATTTCGAGTTGAACGAACGAAATCGATGCCTGCATCAATAAATAACAGATGATCCCTGCAAAAATGCTGGTGATCACAAAAAATACCTTCCGTGGTTTTTCTGGCACCATTTTGCTTACAAATTCAATCCGCAAATGTCTCCCCTCACCGGTAGCAATAACGGCACCGAAATATCCAACCCACAACACAAGGTGGCGAAGGAAAATATCTCCCCACTCAATGCTCGATTCAAAAAAATTTCTCAGAATCACTTGGCCAAATGCCATAACAATCATAACTCCGAGCAAACTGACGAGCAACCAGCCGGAAATTTTTTCAAGCCATTTATCTATGAGAAGTATTGGTTTCATACTATCGTAAGAGTGAATAACATAAGCACACTATTTATTTTTTTGCTCTAAAATCTGAGAGAGCTTTTTCAACACGATTCAACAGATCTTCGGAATACAACCTTCCGACAAGTGAACGGCGCGCTTTGCTGCCAATCTCATCATACGATTTTAATTCATTGGCATCCGGTTTATTGAATGTCATCTTATTCTTTTTCAGCGTTTCCAATGATTTAATATTGTCTTTTCGGCTCTGTTCCGTCAGTTTACGCATGAATGCTTTCCCATGCTTTACCAGGATCTGTTGTAAATCTGCCGGAATCTTATCAAAATCACGTTTGGATATTACTACTGCACCAGAAGCATTCGTGAGCGGATAATCCATTAAATGACTGGTAGCGGAATTCCATTGCAACGAAACAATCGCTAACGGTGACGCATATGCACCGGTGATTAATCCGGTCTGAAGAGAAGTGACAACATCGGTAATGGAAAGCTGTATCGGATTGATACCAATAGTCTTAAATGTTGCATCGGCTACGGGATCACCTTCCCATTCCCACATTTTAATATTATGAAGATCACTGATCTTGGAAACGGGTGATTTAGAAATGATATAGACTGAACCGACCTCTGCCCAGCCAAGAAGAACAAATCCGCCGTTTGAAAATTCTTTATCGAACTCCGCGTCGAATTGTGACACAATATAGTCGACTTCTGCATGATTCTTAAACAAGAATGGCGCATCAAGCACCCGGGCAGATTTTGCAATCTCACCAATGCCGAATCCGGTAATCCCTGCGCTGTTTAATTGACCAAGACGGATCTTCCGCATCACATCCTTTTCATCTCCGGCAACTCCGCCGGGATAAATACGAAATCCAAGTTTGCCGCCGCTTTCTTTTTTCACGGCAGCATCATATTCTTTCATGATGTTGATCCAAGTGCTTCCTTCCGGTGCCAGCGTGGCGAATTTAATAACATATTCTTGCGCATAACCAATTGTGGTTAATACAATAACGCAAATGATCAAAAAGAGTTTTTTCATATTGAAGCTCGGGAAATCGTTGGGTGATTATACATTAGAAGAACAGCTCGTCGATACGTTCAGCAAGCTTTTTTGCTTTTCGTTTTGCGATGGCATTCACCAGGCGTTGTTGCGGCAGTTCATCAAGCGAAGTTTCATCGATCGTTCTCAGCAATTTTTCAAACAGTGCTTTATCCTGCATCTGCACGCAATAACTTTTTGCCATATACAGATGCGGGAGGATAAATTTATTGTTCCCAATCTCAAAACATTTTTCAAAATGGTATCGTGCGCTGTCTGGTTTTCCGCCCAGGTTCTTGGGAGTTGTTGCAAGAATCGCGGCAAAATAGAGATGGGCGCTTCCGTAAAAATAGGTTTCATCGTTCTTCAAAACAAATTCCATCATCGCATTCACTTTGGGAAGATCGCCGAGCACCGACGGATCGGAAATACTGACGTTGATCAGATTTCCCCATGCATTTGCCGTCCAAAAAATCATCGGAACGTCTTCTTTGCTGAATTGTTCCAGACTTTTTTTAAATGCTGTTTGATCTTGTTCGAATGCTTGTGCAAACTGTTTGTTCTTTTTTAACGACCGTAAACCGTAATCACGCGCTCGAGCATACAAAATTTTGGCGCGTTCAACATCCACATCTTCCACAAAACCAAGAGTATATCCTGTATATCCTTCCGTCAGCAGGAATGCCAGGTGATCATCATCTTTATCTTTCGCACGATATAACGCCTCCAATAACGTCAAGTTGCCTGGAATTGCTTTCTCTGCAAAATCAAGATCGGATTCTTCAAAGATCGCTTCGAGACCATAATCAACAATATTGGTTGTTGCGTTAACTGCTACTGTGTTGACAACACCACAAGACCAGTGGATGATCGAAAAGAATAGAAAAATAAAAAATGAGATCTGTTTCA
The Bacteroidota bacterium DNA segment above includes these coding regions:
- a CDS encoding TRAP transporter large permease subunit translates to MSIILIILGLILLVLIGTPLFTIIGAISMYGFSQEGIDTAAVIIELYRLAGQPVLLAIPLFTVAGYFLAESKAPLRIVALAQALIGWMPGGLAIVVLISCAVFTAFTGGSGVTIVALGGLVFPILISEKYSEKFALGLVTTSGSLGLLFPPSLPIILYGTFAEVSVDALFKAGIVPGVILMLVVAIYSIQQGSKSHVPRHPFDAKKAWKAIRGIAWEIPLPFFIIFGIYGGLFTATEAAAVTAFYVFVVEVFIYKDLKFFTDVPRVMKESMVLVGAIIMILGCAMGLTNYLIDQQVPQKLFEYISQVVTSKIFFLLILNVFLLIIGMMMEIFSAIVVVPLIVPVARQYGIDPIHLGIIFLANLEIAYLMPPIGLNLFMASFRFKRSIGQVAIATLPFIFVLFIALILITYVPELSLWLVQ
- a CDS encoding TRAP transporter small permease, with translation MKPILLIDKWLEKISGWLLVSLLGVMIVMAFGQVILRNFFESSIEWGDIFLRHLVLWVGYFGAVIATGEGRHLRIEFVSKMVPEKPRKVFFVITSIFAGIICYLLMQASISFVQLEMESQSTLILDLPSWYFIIIIPIGYAMLSFRFVVRALNWSVEMIKGNWNTEEAKH
- the dctP gene encoding TRAP transporter substrate-binding protein DctP; translated protein: MKKLFLIICVIVLTTIGYAQEYVIKFATLAPEGSTWINIMKEYDAAVKKESGGKLGFRIYPGGVAGDEKDVMRKIRLGQLNSAGITGFGIGEIAKSARVLDAPFLFKNHAEVDYIVSQFDAEFDKEFSNGGFVLLGWAEVGSVYIISKSPVSKISDLHNIKMWEWEGDPVADATFKTIGINPIQLSITDVVTSLQTGLITGAYASPLAIVSLQWNSATSHLMDYPLTNASGAVVISKRDFDKIPADLQQILVKHGKAFMRKLTEQSRKDNIKSLETLKKNKMTFNKPDANELKSYDEIGSKARRSLVGRLYSEDLLNRVEKALSDFRAKK
- a CDS encoding TRAP transporter TatT component family protein, giving the protein MKQISFFIFLFFSIIHWSCGVVNTVAVNATTNIVDYGLEAIFEESDLDFAEKAIPGNLTLLEALYRAKDKDDDHLAFLLTEGYTGYTLGFVEDVDVERAKILYARARDYGLRSLKKNKQFAQAFEQDQTAFKKSLEQFSKEDVPMIFWTANAWGNLINVSISDPSVLGDLPKVNAMMEFVLKNDETYFYGSAHLYFAAILATTPKNLGGKPDSARYHFEKCFEIGNNKFILPHLYMAKSYCVQMQDKALFEKLLRTIDETSLDELPQQRLVNAIAKRKAKKLAERIDELFF